taccctaaCCAAATAATCACCTAAAGAAACTGTCGAACTGAACAACCCTATCTAGCGAGTGGTGTGGGTGGCAATGTGTGACGGAGATGTCATATTAGCATGAAAAATGTTTGTTCACTGACCGTGCGTTTTACAAAGTGAGCGGtgatcaattttttttaaacagttgagtgttaattatttttaaccaatCACTTGTTAAATTAATAGTAAACGTTTAATATTTTTAAACATGAATGCATTTTTAAACATATATTACATGTATCACACTATGTTGCACTGGGACGGGTACGGGAACGGGGTACGGGGACGGGTACGGGAACGGGAAACGGCAAAACTAAAAAGTTCAAGAAGCGGGGACGGGACGGGTACGggaataaaaacatataaaaaaataaatatatattaaagatAATGTAACACAAAACCCCAAAATAGTTAAATATACTTAATTTTTTAGGCATAAATAATTtaagttttaaaagatataaaaaaaataactcaaaactaatttttaaaaaattaaacataaaaaaacatTACGTATGAAAGTCAATACAAGAAAGAAATTCTATTATTAATTATGCATATTATACATTACAAAAATTATTAAACGTGGCTCTTCATTGTGTTTTTACTTTTTACATGTTCTAAAACAAGACCTAGGATTTGaaataaactaaataaaatataaagaaaataaaaaatgaaaacttttatGGGGAATTGAATTGGAGACAGCTGTATATGCAATAACAATAGGTAAAGTAAAATTTTTGAAGGAAACAATACACAGAGAAAAAGAAATCGGAGAAACCACACCCTACTTTCCCACTGCCGTCGTCTTCTATCTCTCTCGTCTCTACCCTCTCTTCTCGAGTGCCTTTAACCTATCTCACCGGAAAACATCTTCCCCCTTTTTCCGTACCTCCGGTGTCCTTTTTTCTCCGGCGGATGCTGATCTCCGGCGACCTCCTCTCTCTAGAtctctttttttttaaaaccaaaaaaaataacgGAAACATGCCGGAAACGTTTCCTGCACGTCCCCAACATGCCGTCCCCTTCTGCGTCACCTTTCCTGCCGTACCCAACATGCCGAGGACGTTTCCCGGCCGTCCCCGTGCCGTTTCCGTCCCCTAGCAGTCCCCGGGACGGGAGACGGCACCTAATTGGCGTTTCCGTGCTTCCGAGGTATCACATGTCAAAAGAGTGAGTATGCATTTGTTAATATATCAAGTTTTTTTTATTGTGGGTCGTAGTTGCTGCCAACCAAATTTGTGAAGGCTGCTGGACTAGAACATAAAGAGAGCGTAAAGTTGAAGGATCATGAAGGAAAAGAGTGGAAAATGAGGTTAATAACGACACACGGAAAAAAAAGGATCAATGAGGGTCAGATACTACTTATCAGCAGGATGGGCAATGTTCCGTAAGCATTACAGGCTATCAGAATGTGATGTGGGCATATTCACGTTCGACAAGCAACAAGGCGTCATAAATCTAACTCAATTGATCAAGAGCAAAAGACCCATCAAACAAGAAACTCCAATGGGAACACAATCATGTTATGGTGATGCGAATGTTCAGATTGAAGATCAATGGTCGCCAACTGAGAAACCTTGCAGCAGTGATGGTGCTGGTGTAAAGGTTAATAAAACCAGTTGAGTCCTGTCTCTTTTTTGTTTCTCTACAAATTTAGTTAAAGTGGTTTTTAACTAAGATTTTGCAGGTGATGAATACGATGATGTTATTAAGGATGATGGTAAATGCCGTAATGATGATGATGTAAATCTTTGCTTTGAAAGGGTGTCTGGTCAGAGATCTTTCAGAATAGTAATACTTCTAAATTTTGTgaattattaatttttatttttaattcacATAATAATGATGAACATATTTGTAGTAGGGGTGTTTAAAATTATCGGTATCCaaaaatccgatccgaaatatccaaaaGTTCGGTCGAATTTTTCGGATTCAGATAgtgattttaaaaattttcggatatttcggatatccgaaaatttaatttttattttttccttATAATAAACCCAAACacataaatttatatttataaactatTAATTTGAAACATTTGTATGCATGTTTGGTTGTAAGTTGAGCTTAAatagttgtaccttaatcaaatatttGTTGTAAGTTGTGCTCAAGTgtttggttgtaagttgtgcttaagtggttgtaccttaatcaaatattggTTGTAAGTTTTGCTTAAGTGGTTATACCttatcaaataatggtttcattaccttaccaaattcaatctgttttgtatgcatgtatggttgtaaattgtgtttaagtggttgtaccctaatcaaataatcacCTAAAGAAACTGTCAAACTGAACAACCCTATCTAGCGAGTGGTGTGGGTGGCAATGTGTGACGGAGATGTCATATTAGCATGAAAAATGTTTGTTCACTGACCGTGCGTTTTACAAAGTGAGTGgtgatcaatttttttttaaacagttgagtgttaattatttttaaccaatCACTTGTTAAATTAATAGTAAACGTTTAATATTTTTAAACATGAATGCATTTTTAAACATATATTACAGGAATCACATGTCAAAAGAGTGAGTATGCATTTGTTTATATATCAAGTTTTTTTTGTTGTGGGTCGTAGTTGCTGCCAACCAAATTTGTGAAGGCTGCTGGACTAGAACATAAAGAGAGCGTAAAGTTGAAGGATCATGAAGGAAAAGAGTGGACAATGAGGTTAATAACGACACACGAAAAAAAAAAGATCAATGAAGGTCAGATACTACTTATCAGCAGGATGGGCAATGTTCCGTAAGCATTACATGCTATCAGAAGGTGATGTGGGCATATTCACGTTCTACAAGCAACAAGGCGTCATAAATCTAACTCAATTGATCAAGAGCAAAAGACCCATCAAACAAGAAACTCCAATGGGAACACAATCATGTTATGGTGATGCGAATGTTCAGATTGAAGATCAATGGTCGCCAACTGAGAAACCTTGCAGCAGTGATGGTGCTGGTGTAAAGGTTAATAAAACCAGTTGAGTTCTGTCTCTTTTTTATTTCTCTACAAATTTAGTTAAACTGGTTTTTAACTAAGATTTTGCAGGTGATGAATACGATGATGTTGTTAAGGATGATGGTAAATGCCGTAATGATGATGATGTAAATCTTTGCTTTGAAAGGGTGTTTGGTCAGAGATCTTTCAGAATGGTAATACTTCTAAATTTTGTgaattattaatttttatttttaactcaCATAATACTGATGAACATATTTgtagtaggggtgttcaaaattaTCCGTATCCaaaaatccgatccgaaatatccaaaaGTTCGGTCGAATTTTTCGGATTTAGATAgtgattttaaaaattttcggatatttcggatatccgaaaatttaattttgattttttcCTTATAATAAACCCAAACacataaatttatatttatatactattaatttgaaacATTTGTATGCATGTTTGGTTGTAAGTTGAGCTTAAatagttgtaccttaatcaaatatttGTTGTAAGTTGTGCTCAAGTgtttggttgtaagttgtgcttaagtggttgtaccttaatcaaatattggttgtaagttttgcttaagtggttgtacgttatcaaataatggtttcattaccttaccaaattcaatctgttttgtatgcatgtatggttgtgaattgtgtttaagtggttgtaccctaatcaaataatcacCTAAAGAAACTGTCAAACTGAACAACCCATTCTAGCGAGTGGTGTGGGTGGCAATGTGTGACGGAGATGTCATATTAGCATGAAAAATGTTTGTTCACTGACCGTGCGTTTTACAAAGTGAGTGGtgatcaattttttttaaacagttgagtgttaattatttttaaccaatCACTTGTTAAATTAATAGTAAACGTTTAATATTTTTAAACATGAATGCATTTTTAAACATATATTACCGGCATCACATGTCAAAAGAGTGAGTATGTATTTGTTAATAtatcaagtttttttttattgtGGGTCGTAGTTGCTGCCAACCAAATTTGTGAAGGCTGCAGGACTAGAACATAAAGAGAGCGTAAAGTTGAAGGATCATGAAGGAAAAGAGTGGACAATGAGGTTAATAACGACACACGAAAAAAAAAGGATCAATGAGGGTCAGATACTACTTATCAGCAGGATGGGCAATGTTCCGTAAGCATTACAGGCTATCAGAAGGTGATGTGGGCATATTCACGTTCGACAAGCAACAAGGCGTCATAAATCTAACTCAATTGATCAAGAGCAAAAGACCCATCAAACAAGAAACTCCAATGGGAACACAATCATGTTATGGTGATGCGAATGTTCAGATTGAAGATCAATGGTCGCCAACTGAGAAACCTTGCAGCAGTGATGGTGCTGGTGTAAAGGTTAATAAAACCAGTTGAGTTCTGTCTCTTTTTTGTTTCTCTACAAATTTAGTTAAACTGGTTTTTAACTAAGATTTTGCAGGTGATGAATACGATGATGTTGTTAAGGATGATGGTAAATGCCGTAATGATGATGATGTAAATCTTTGCTTTGAAAGGGTGTTTGGTCAGAGATCTTTCAGAATAGTAATACTTCTAAATTTTGTgaattattaatttttatttttaattcatataatAATGATGAACATATTTGTAGTAGGGGTCTTCAAAATTATCCGTATCCaaaaatccgatccgaaatatccaaaaGTTCGGTCGAATTTTTCGGATTCAGATagtaattttaaaaattttcggatTCAGATAGTGATTGAAAAATTTAGTAATTGGTAATCCCTCAGTAACTTTCTTAGCAAACAGTTGCAAATTACATTACCCACTAGCAAAATTTCGAAGGGAGGTTACCAACATAGATTCATTGGTGATGTCCTCTACCGACAGGTATAGTTGATATCATCGTATTTGTAGTGTTTTACGATATACCATGATTAGTTGTGAGGTTATGCGCATGTACCAAAGATAAAGTTCACAATAATGCATTTTTATTATTGGATAACCATTCATTTTGATGTGACCTCATGATTTAGTGGCTTAATCACTAAATATCTCTTACAATCTAAACTACTAAAATATTATTGGTGTTTCAAAAATACACTACCATGTATTTTCCCAACTTTTAAGATATTCTTTGGTTTTAATGCAATACACAAAAACATgtaataaaaattacaaaatatgtGAAGGGAAACAAGGGATAAGATCCCGTTTTCATAATATATAGTTACGGTACGGCTCGTGGTGGATTGAGGGTTCTCATCCGGAGATGTATACAAATGCTTCATGTTCGTTGAATCACGATATTCTTTCAACCGACATAAAACATGATTATAACTGTTGGCTCTGAGTATTCGAAAAGAGAAGGTGTCTCCATTATAATTAACCAACAACCTACCAATTTTCATTTCTATCAAGCAATTATACTTACTAGCCGATGACTTCCTAGTTTAATGCCACCAGAAGTTTTTATCCTTatcaaaataataaaagttttagCCTTGTAAAGTGAACTACTAGTGAAGGTGAATTTTTGGagtaaattttacgagttaacgcGAAAAAAGGAAAAATTAAAAGTTTTGTCATTTATCTTTATACTACTTTTCAAGCGGTGTTCTTTTTAACGAATgctgacaggcggtgtccttcccaaggtattttgttgcaagtttagtcctttacacccaacccagttaaaaaccctgttaattgttgacaggcggtcTTTATTAGGTAtttttttacaagtttaactaaacttccaacaaaatacctagtaaacgACACACCACCGCTTGTCAACAttcgttttaaaaaaaaaaaaaaagacttttgTTATCAATTAGCATTTAGCAAGACACACAATGTTGCCCCTACATGATAAATCCCCAATCTTGTTGTTCCCGCCGATACAATATATTATTCCCCCAAACTTCACCGGCACCACCGGTCGTTCGGTCGTTCTATCTTTTTCTCACATTTGTTCCACTCTAACCCATCCCCGAAACAAACAAACCCATTTctctattattaatattaataattaataataataataacactcTCTCCCCTGCAGAAGAAGAAAACCCTAATCTTTATTCTCATCACTCAAATTAGGGTTTCAAACATGTACAGGGAGAGAGGTGGAGGAGGATCCAAGGCTAAAATGGAGCGATCTTCAACCGCTACAAGCTCCAGAGCTGGCTTCAATTTCAACGGCAAAGATTCTACTAATAAAGATTCTGCAAACTCCAAGATTTCTAGGGCTTCTTTTCCCAATAAGAAACTCTCTAAAGGTTCTTGCTTTTTCATCTTTCTTTCTTGAAATTATCTGCTGTATGAGTTTTATAGAGTGTATGAGACTATTTTGTTGTGAATTTTAGGTTAAAGGTGTTTGCTTTTTGGTGGGTAAGTTATGAGGTTTTTAGGGTGGATAAGATTAGGGGCAAAGTTGGTTCTTGGTATGGTTCTGATTTGAAGTGAAGGGTGTTAAGTTGGTATATTGATTGGGTACTTTGTATGTAGAAAATTAGAGCAGATAAAACCAATGTTGTAAGAATTGTTAGGCGCTAGTCGGTCGGTGaggtaccgactagcgattaatcgagATTAATAGGGGTTAACGAGGATTAATCAGATTGGGATTTTTATATCTAATTTTTAGTTTTatgcttggttttaaaaagcgagaggcgcacaaaagcgacgaggtctaaaaatgaggcgcaaagcgcaaaagcggtgggcttttcgtacccAAGGCGCAAgaagattatataaatttttatacATACCCCATAGGTTTTTAGCATCCCTTATCCGAAATATAGTTATAGCTAAGGTTTATATATGATTTGACCTATATGTACAAGCCAAAAAACCTATTGTCCAACACATTCATGcataaaaacaacataaaaacacCCAAAATACGTAAGGCGCGCGCCTCAGACGTCAAAAGCCCAAAAAAATGTGCTTTTCTTGCGCTTTGTGGAAAAAACGCGCTTCAGGTATCCTGAGCCGCTGACACCTGCGCCTTAGTGCGCCTCGCGCCTAGGCGCTCCTcaggcgcgctttttaaaacccagGTTCTATGTATACCCAcacattttttatatgtaatattTTCAAGTAGACATGCTTTAACCCCTCGTTGACCCAATTTTTAAGTAATTGGAATTTGGAGGGAATTTTTAAGGTTTCGTTGAAGTTTGGTCGGAATCTGGCCAGAATTGGCCAGAATAGGATCACCATTGACCATCTAGCGATTAATCGGCCATTAGTCGGTGAACTtctgattagtgattaatcggcgACTAATCAGAGCCTAGGCgggcgggacttttacaaccgtGGATAAAACAGAAGAGGCCAATTTAGGTTGGATGTAGCACTAGTGAAGCAGAAGTTAATTCTTTAAGGTATCTTAAGTTTGTAGGCTAACAAATGAACGCTCACACACCCTTCAGGTGAATTGGGGAGAAAAGAAAGCTAGGAGGAAGTTAACTTATGGTGCGGCGGTTTGTTTTAAGGATTTTTAATCTTGTTTGTGATACGAGGTGGCGTTGTTTCTTCTGTATATATATTTACTTCTGCTTTTTATGGCCACACAATGGAGCGTAAGCTAAAAAAGATTGTAGCAGAGAATCTTTGGTGAAAATATTCTGTTGCATGTTTTGCTTGTGTACACTTAGCAGTTTAGTCAAATGTATTTTTCTGTGTTATATGTGTGATCAGTTTAGTCAAATGTATTTTTTTCTGTTCTTAGGAGAGGAGAACGTAGTAGAGGAATCTGAGACAGATAGTGAGGAATCCGATGTTAGCGGGTCTGATGGAGAAGACACGTCTTGGATATCATGGTTTTGCAATCTGCGTGGGAATGAGTTTTTCTGTGAAGTTGATGAGAATTACATCCAAGATGACTTTAATCTATGTGGTTTGAGCAGTCAAGTTCCTTATTATGAATACGCTCTTGATTTGATCCTGGACGTTGAGTCCTCTCATGGTAATGCTTTTCTCTCTTAGTTCAGGTGGAAACCTTACCACGTATGTCTTTACATTTTACGATACAAACTGTGTTTAAAAAAGCGCGCTCGCACTGAAGCGCTAGAAACATCGCTTTTTTTGGTCTGAAGCTTTACATTACGTGAAGCGCTGTGAAGCGAGCTTTAAGCGCGAAGCGATGATGGTTTGAAGCGACGCTTCAGCCCAATCAGGTCACATTTGGGCCATTTTTTAAGCCCAACAGTCTTTAAATAGGGTTAAATGAGGCCTGTTTCTTTACCCTAAGTGTGTTTcgactttaatttatgttttaactatgttttttatgtgttaagtgtgttttttaatcatgtttttgtgtttgttATTGATTAACAAGTAGAATAGTTCATATTGATgggtacaatatatatatatatatatatatatatatatatatatatatatatataattttgagcgcttcgtatacgtgaagctctcgcttcgcgcttgaagcttcgcttaaagcttttggaaccaaaacgcttcggagcgcttcgtgcttttttaaaccaaggatACAAATTTACAAATGCATAATTGCATAAGTGTTCTTTTGCATCTACTAGTTGCTCTGTCATGTTTAATCACACATGTTTTCGTTAGTAATCTATTAACAAGTAACAAATGAACTACATATGTATTTTTATATACTAAGTTTATTTGTTTAACGGGTGATTATTGACACTTGATTACTAAGTGGTAGACCATT
The Helianthus annuus cultivar XRQ/B chromosome 6, HanXRQr2.0-SUNRISE, whole genome shotgun sequence genome window above contains:
- the LOC110864520 gene encoding casein kinase II subunit beta-1, whose product is MYRERGGGGSKAKMERSSTATSSRAGFNFNGKDSTNKDSANSKISRASFPNKKLSKGEENVVEESETDSEESDVSGSDGEDTSWISWFCNLRGNEFFCEVDENYIQDDFNLCGLSSQVPYYEYALDLILDVESSHGDMFSEEQNEIIESAAEMLYGLIHVRYILTTKGLAAMLEKYKNAEFGRCPRVYCCGQPCLPVGQSDVSRQSNVKIFCPKCEDIYTPQSRFQDNLDGAYFGSTFPHLFLMTYGHLKPQKTSQDYIPRVFGFKVHKP